The DNA sequence AATTCTCATTTATGTTATTTTGTTTGAAGTCTTTTTAAAATGGTTTAAAATGTAGGCATTCAAAGTAaaatgtcaaaaataaataaatcctcaAGTCAATAATCTACTTCCTGCAAGAACAGTAGCAAAGTATTTGTACAAAGTACGTACTTTGTGACTTTGGAGTCAGTTCTCAAGTGTGCCCACTGGAGAGCACCAATACCCCGCATGTTGAATAACACTGTTGTTCCCTGCCCGAGGGAATGCAAAGCGAGGAGAGCAGAAGTCATGAGACCATGTTTGCTCTCCTCCAGACAGCACGTTGGTCATATGAGCAGCAGAAAAAGACGAAGAAGAAACAGCGATGGACGGCTTGTCCTGCTGCATGAGGAGGTGGTGCTGTGGCCAGGTCGAGGAGGATCAGGGCGGCAAAGGACCATGGGAGGgggaggaagagaaggaggaaCAGGTGGAGGTGTTGAGAATGGAGGAAAGGGGCATCAAGAAGAGCAACAGTTCTTCATCACTGCCACTTACCGAGGTATCTGATGAAACTTTTATCCTCACATTACTATTTGAACGACGTAATAATTTCTGCGTGTGTCTGGTATGTTTTATGTTACAGCACAGTAGCCCACCTTGCGGTACCAATGTGCTATGTTGAAGTGAATTGAAGAGTTTCTTTtatacaaaagtagtgctttggcatTTTAGTGCCAAGGAACTACTTTGTATGCTGAACTAAGTTAAGGTGTTTCATTTAGACAACAGTACTGCTTTGCCACCGTTACTTTATTTGTGGATCGATACAAAAATGTGATGGCTGGCTGGTCCGTCTcagttttttcttttgatgttttcactcaattttttttatgtctgccTGGCCTAGCTGGAACCAGACAGTGGCCCGCAACCTCACTGGTTCCACACGCTGCAAATGCGACGGCTTCGAGTGCAACGAGGCCGCAGTAACAGTGACCCGTGGAGCTGCCAGAACACCTTTAACTGGGTCGGTTGGTGCCCATTATCAATTTTAAACGTTCACGCCTGTGTTACAAtacgatttgtgtgtgtgtgtgcgtgtgacatCAGAAAGCAGGACTTCAGTTTGGAACGGCTAACTCGTACGTGAGCCTAGAGAAACTTGGTGAAGGCTCTTATGCGTCTGTTTATAAAGGCATCAGCAGGTGAGAAATTATTTACACTCGAGACATACAGGTTCACCATGAATGGTGAGtctgttttggctgcatttattAATGATGACAATGCTTCTGTGATTTGTGGAGGATCAACGGGCAGCTTGTGGCGTTGAAGGTGATCCAGACAAAGACAGAGGAAGGCATGCCATTCACTGCCATCAGAGAAGGTGATTAGCCACACATGAAAACATTCACCTTCTCCACCTAGTCTAGTcaactaatttctgcttcaccaTGCATAAAGTGAACCCAAACTCCTTGCACCAGTGTCAGGTGAGTGAACCACTGGACAATCCCAGACTGTCCCCTAATTTGATGAATTAGTATTTCTTCATTTTATTGCACCCTTTAACTGATCCATTGTGTGCCCGTGTCAATGTCGTGATTCATGTGACAATACAACAATGTGACAATAGAACACTtcttctgtgtgtgcgtgtgtgtgcgcacagctTCACTGCTCAAAGGCCTGAAGCACGCCAACATCGTCCTCCTGCATGACATCATTCACGCCAGAGACTCTCTCACCTTCGTCTTCGAATACGTGGTGAGATAGGGGGTGGCGTGCAGCGGGTCGCGGGCCTCGAGCAGCGGGAGACTCTCATTTGCTCATGCGTGTGATTGCAGCAGACGGACCTAGCCCAGTACATGAACCAGCATCCCGGAGGTCTGCACTCTCACAATGTGCGGGTATGAGCCCACATATGTTCATCCATCCTTTtttatttcctcattaaaaaaaacaactatgtGAGTTGAATTTCCCCCTTGAGGGATCATAACAAGTATGAAAGACATGTTTATTCCGGAGGCTAAACCTAAATGGATCTTCTCCCCATAGCTCTTCATGTTCCAACTGCTGCGCGGTCTCTCCTTCATCCATGACCGGCGGATCCTCCATCGAGACTTAAAGCCTCAGAATCTGCTCATCAGCTACTTAGGAGAACTCAAACTGGCCGATTTTGGTTAGTCGCTACATTTGGGCCGTATCTGCTGCATCTCTTGTTGCCGTGACGATAGCGACCCACTTTTTGGTTCCATGCGCAGGTTTGGCTCGTTCCAAATCTGTCCCCTGTCAGAGTTTCTCTTCAGACGTGGTGACTTTGTGGTACCGCCCTCCCGATGTCCTGCTTGGATCTACTGACTATTCGACAGCTCTGGATATCTGGTGAGTTCTGGCTTTGGGTCAATCATCAGAACATTCATGGGGCATTTTTGAAGTTGAAACTTAAGCGTAAGACGTAAGCTTTATGGCTCGCATATATGAAACTCAGTCCCACCCGTGTCCAGGGGCGCAGGTTGCATCTTTGTCGAGATGCTGGAAGGAGTGCCGGCATTCCCTGGAGACACTGACGtgtttgaccagctgcagaaaaTCTGGATGGTTTGTACAACAAATATTTGAATAGAAAGAAATTCATTTTATTAGCACCGCTGGCACGGTTCTAGTGAGCCTTGTGTCCCTGCAGGTACTTGGAATCCCTTCAGAGGATACCTGGACAGGAGTCACCCGGTTGCCCAATTATCAATCAGGTCAGACTCATCTCATGTGTTCATAGATGCTGACTTGAATGTGTTGGCTTTTTACGGCTATTTATTCTCGTAGATTTGCACCTGAGCGAATACAAGTAAATAGATTCAACTTCATAAAGAGTCATAGGAAAATGAGtccatttatttacatttgaccTAATTATGTTATTACTGTTTCTTTTTATATGTACATATAATACAATACAGTTTTCCCTTTAAAACACTAttcaaaaaaacatttagagACTTTTTGGAGGATGGAACGttttttgatttttctttttccagagGAAAATGTTATGAAAATATTGCATTGTACTGTAGTTTGAGTTACGACCATCGTCAGAGAATTAATTACCTCAACTCTTAAATCGAGGCACATCCCATTGGAATTCTTCCACATGTAGTTAAGCAGTTGTCCACTAGACGGCGCTATGACACCACAGGTCCAGGGACCCTTTGCGACATATTATTTCGTGAACAAAATGTTAATAATTGATTATGTTGTCAGAATAAAAAGTCACAATTTAACGACAATAAGTTATATTTATGTTAAAGTACAAGATTAACAGGAACGGCTTTCTAAAATCCAATTAAATTCTACAACTAAATTCTTGAACGAGctgttaaaatgtgtttttttaatttatttatttaattattcatgTAAATTTATGAGTGGAAAATTCATACATCAAAAGTCATGTCTTACATATGATGACAATGAGCTTACTAATACATTAACAATTCATCACAGACCAGAAAGCATTCATGGGTGAGGTAAAAGTCATCAAGTGCTGTCGTTGTTGTTCCAGACTGGTCCCTTCCTTCTAAGCTGAAGCCAATTCGCTCCGTATGGAAAAGGTGAGAATGGAAAAGTATAAACATCCAAGCCCTATTTTTAACACACTAACGTGATAACACACTAAATTACGAGGGTCTTGCATTTTAACTAACATTCCAGCGACATCACGGGTTCTCTCTCTGGATCAGGTTGAGTCGACTGCCATACAAAACTGAAGACCTGGTTCAGAAGATGCTGATGCTGGCGCCCGCCGATCGGATCTCGGCGCCAGATGCCCTGCAGCACTCGTATTTCAACATCTTACCGACGCCCATCATGCACCTGAGGGACAGTAAGAGCCGACTGATGGTGCACTCACTCCTCCCCATCATTTGCCATCCCATGACCATCTCGTCTTTTTCTAGCCGTGTCCATCTTCAAGGTGCCCGGCGTAAGTCTAGAAACAGAGGTCCGCGACAACTTTAAGCCTAGCGGCCGAGTCAGACCTTCACTTTTGCCTGCCGCGAAGTTTTGGTGACATCTTCAGCCCAAGAAGATGTGTAGTCAGGTGACATTTTAACACAATGATCATTTTCCATGCACAAATATGTTCCAGGTCAATTTTGCTCAGGCCAGGAATATCCTCATCCCAAAATTGTAGGTTGTTTTCCGAGCCCACTGTGAGTACAGTAACTGTGAATTTTGAGTAGATTGGGTCACAAAGTACTTTTAACCCAGGGTTGGGTTCATTATTTTAAACCACCAAATTGGGTTGcagattgaattttttttttttttgctttaatctGGCAGCTCGTTTTACAACAAGCAACAGTTTGATGAGCAATTCTTCCAAAAAGAAGCTTCAAGCTGTTGATTTGGATTACCAGTTGAAGTggtgcaacacatgtagacagagatTATATAAGTATGCTCACAATGATTTATTGACttagttgtgaaactcttctttgtgGGTGACTGTCTgttttatactgcccccaggtggccaaggcATGACAGACTGCAGAAGGCGCAGGATACCGCAAATGAAGCAAAAAAACATGGTAGACAGTTTCATTCTTTACATTCTATTTAATTATGTCAttactgtatgtttttttttatgaactacCATTTTATAGACTGATATTTTTcttagtaattttttttttttttttgggtggctaTACTGGAATGGCTtcatggcatttccattcatttgaatGGGGTCAGGTGGTTTGAGAAATTAGTGTTTTAAGATATGAGTGTGATCACGGAACAAATTACCTTCAAATGTCATGGCACCACCgtgcttgttttttgttttttcaggtgCAGATCTTGCACTTGTGTCAAGGCCCCCTCGATCTGTCCTGTGTATAACTTATGTTCCTCTTGCTACTTTTACCGTTTCAAGTTTCCCCAGGACCTTTCCCACAGTTTCAGGATTCACGATTAAtactatcatttatttatttaccaaacactTGTAGATCTAGGCTCAAATTTAGTAGACATGAGTCAAATTTGATCCGGAACGGGCTCGACGTGTGTCTAGTTTCAGAGTGAAAGGACAACATTTATATTCAAAATGAACTGTGGCAGGTTTTTCAAACAGTTTCCAAACTAAAAGGGAAAAGGTCTGTTAGATGCAAGAAGTTCCCTGGAATAATGACTGTAATG is a window from the Syngnathus scovelli strain Florida chromosome 2, RoL_Ssco_1.2, whole genome shotgun sequence genome containing:
- the cdk15 gene encoding cyclin-dependent kinase 15 isoform X1, which gives rise to MDGLSCCMRRWCCGQVEEDQGGKGPWEGEEEKEEQVEVLRMEERGIKKSNSSSSLPLTELEPDSGPQPHWFHTLQMRRLRVQRGRSNSDPWSCQNTFNWKAGLQFGTANSYVSLEKLGEGSYASVYKGISRINGQLVALKVIQTKTEEGMPFTAIREASLLKGLKHANIVLLHDIIHARDSLTFVFEYVQTDLAQYMNQHPGGLHSHNVRLFMFQLLRGLSFIHDRRILHRDLKPQNLLISYLGELKLADFGLARSKSVPCQSFSSDVVTLWYRPPDVLLGSTDYSTALDIWGAGCIFVEMLEGVPAFPGDTDVFDQLQKIWMVLGIPSEDTWTGVTRLPNYQSDWSLPSKLKPIRSVWKRLSRLPYKTEDLVQKMLMLAPADRISAPDALQHSYFNILPTPIMHLRDTVSIFKVPGVSLETEVRDNFKPSGRVRPSLLPAAKFW
- the cdk15 gene encoding cyclin-dependent kinase 15 isoform X2; this encodes MDGLSCCMRRWCCGQVEEDQGGKGPWEGEEEKEEQVEVLRMEERGIKKSNSSSSLPLTELEPDSGPQPHWFHTLQMRRLRVQRGRSNSDPWSCQNTFNWKAGLQFGTANSYVSLEKLGEGSYASVYKGISRINGQLVALKVIQTKTEEGMPFTAIREASLLKGLKHANIVLLHDIIHARDSLTFVFEYVTDLAQYMNQHPGGLHSHNVRLFMFQLLRGLSFIHDRRILHRDLKPQNLLISYLGELKLADFGLARSKSVPCQSFSSDVVTLWYRPPDVLLGSTDYSTALDIWGAGCIFVEMLEGVPAFPGDTDVFDQLQKIWMVLGIPSEDTWTGVTRLPNYQSDWSLPSKLKPIRSVWKRLSRLPYKTEDLVQKMLMLAPADRISAPDALQHSYFNILPTPIMHLRDTVSIFKVPGVSLETEVRDNFKPSGRVRPSLLPAAKFW
- the cdk15 gene encoding cyclin-dependent kinase 15 isoform X3, translating into MDGLSCCMRRWCCGQVEEDQGGKGPWEGEEEKEEQVEVLRMEERGIKKSNSSSSLPLTELEPDSGPQPHWFHTLQMRRLRVQRGRSNSDPWSCQNTFNWKAGLQFGTANSYVSLEKLGEGSYASVYKGISRINGQLVALKVIQTKTEEGMPFTAIREASLLKGLKHANIVLLHDIIHARDSLTFVFEYVQTDLAQYMNQHPGGLHSHNVRLFMFQLLRGLSFIHDRRILHRDLKPQNLLISYLGELKLADFGLARSKSVPCQSFSSDVVTLWYRPPDVLLGSTDYSTALDIWGAGCIFVEMLEGVPAFPGDTDVFDQLQKIWMVLGIPSEDTWTGVTRLPNYQSG